One window of the Primulina eburnea isolate SZY01 chromosome 18, ASM2296580v1, whole genome shotgun sequence genome contains the following:
- the LOC140819839 gene encoding heavy metal-associated isoprenylated plant protein 7-like: MGEEEAKKQQEAANKVEEKKEESPKTEKPAADEKKEDKKPEGPKAAEQAPPPSPPPQEIVLKVYMHCEGCARKVRRCLKGFDGVEEVITDCRSSKVIVKGEKADPLKVLERVQKKSHSPVELISPIPKPEEAKKPEAKEVVKVEEKKAELPAITVVLGVYMHCEACAQEIRKRIQKMEGVESVEPDLKGSQVVVKGVFEPEKLPEYVRKRTGKRAVIIKTEPEKKEEEKKEGKEEKKTGEGEKKEAKKTEEPAKDKIPAAAGVVEPPAPDPVVLVSEADESKLEMRRNEFYNYQYAQNYQVYPQMPVFEMQAYPPQMFSDENPNACSVM; this comes from the exons ATGGGAGAG GAAGAGGCAAAGAAGCAGCAGGAAGCTGCCAATAAAGTGGAGGAGAAGAAAGAAGAATCCCCTAAAACTGAGAAACCAGCTGCCGACGAAAAGAAAGAGGATAAGAAACCCGAAGGGCCTAAGGCGGCGGAGCAGGCGCCACCTCCGTCGCCTCCGCCGCAGGAGATTGTGTTGAAGGTGTACATGCATTGTGAGGGATGTGCTAGGAAAGTCCGCCGGTGTCTCAAAGGGTTTGACG GGGTGGAGGAGGTGATAACAGACTGCAGGAGCAGCAAAGTAATCGTGAAAGGTGAGAAAGCAGATCCATTGAAGGTTTTGGAGAGGGTTCAGAAGAAGAGCCATAGCCCTGTGGAGCTTATTTCTCCAATCCCAAAGCCTGAAGAAGCCAAGAAACCAGAAGCAAAAGAGGTGGTCAAAGTTGAAGAGAAAAAAGCGGAG CTGCCTGCGATTACAGTGGTGCTGGGAGTTTACATGCATTGCGAAGCTTGTGCTCAAGAAATCAGAAAGCGGATTCAGAAAATGGAAG GAGTTGAGAGTGTAGAACCAGACCTCAAGGGATCACAAGTAGTCGTAAAAGGCGTGTTCGAACCCGAAAAGCTCCCCGAATACGTCCGCAAACGGACCGGAAAACGCGCCGTGATCATCAAAACCGAGCCGGAGAAGAAGGAAGAGGAGAAAAAAGAAGGGAAAGAGGAGAAGAAAACAGGGGAAGGAGAGAAGAAGGAAGCCAAGAAAACCGAAGAACCCGCCAAAGATAAGATCCCCGCCGCCGCCGGAGTCGTGGAGCCACCGGCTCCGGATCCGGTGGTTCTTGTATCGGAGGCTGATGAGTCCAAGCTTGAGATGAGGAGGAATGAATTCTACAACTACCAGTACGCGCAGAATTACCAGGTTTACCCTCAGATGCCTGTTTTCGAAATGCAAGCATATCCGCCGCAGATGTTCAGCGATGAGAATCCGAATGCATGCAGTGTGATGTAA